A stretch of the Hippocampus zosterae strain Florida chromosome 16, ASM2543408v3, whole genome shotgun sequence genome encodes the following:
- the kcnip1b gene encoding Kv channel-interacting protein 1b isoform X2 — MGAVVGTLTMQTKQRRPSRDKTDDELEMTTVCHRPEALEQLESQTNFCKQELQILYRGFKNECPSGIVNEETFKHIYAQFFPHGDASMYAHYLFNAFDTTNNGSIKFKDFVMGLSILLRGTLREKLEWTFHLYDINRDGYINREEMTEIVKAIYDMMGKYTHPAMKGDVPQQHVDAFFQKMDKNKDGVVTLEEFVIACQEDEIMMKSMQLFENVM, encoded by the exons ATGGGTGCAGTGGTGGGAACTTTGACCATGCAAACCAAGCAGAGAAGACCGTCAAGAG ATAAAACCGATGATGAGCTGGAGATGACAACGGTGTGTCACAGGCCAGAGGCTCTCGAACAACTGGAATCCCAAACTAACTTCTGCAAGCAGGAGCTCCAAATCCTCTATCGTGGTTTCAAGAAT gaATGTCCAAGCGGAATCGTAAATGAGGAGACATTTAAACACATATACGCACAGTTTTTTCCCCACGGAG ACGCGAGCATGTATGCGCATTATCTTTTTAATGCTTTTGACACGACTAACAATGGCTCCATTAAGTTTAAG GACTTTGTGATGGGCTTGTCTATCCTGCTGAGGGGAACCTTGAGAGAAAAACTTGAATGGACGTTTCACCTTTATGACATTAACAGAGATGGCTACATAAACAGGGAG gaaATGACAGAGATTGTGAAGGCCATTTACGACATGATGGGAAAGTACACTCACCCTGCGATGAAGGGAGATGTGCCACAGCAGCATGTGGATGCTTTTTTTCAA aaaatggacaaaaataaaGATGGAGTGGTGACTTTAGAGGAATTTGTAATAGCCTGCCAGGAG GATGAAATCATGATGAAATCAATGCAGCTTTTTGAGAATGTGATGTAG